DNA sequence from the Candidatus Cloacimonadota bacterium genome:
GGAAAGTAATGCTATTTTCATAAATTGCATTATTAGAAATAATTTTGTTCAAGAAGCATCAGCTGGGGGTATTTCGTTACTTCAAAATAGCAATGCAATACTTATAAATGCAGAGATAAATGGAAATAATGCTAATGATCCTTTGTTGGGCCATGGTGGTGGCATTTTAATCTCAGCAAGTTCTAATTCTGAACTAATAAATAAAACTATTTGTAATAATTCTGCCAATTTGGGTGGTGGTATATATTGTTCAAAAGGGTTAAATATTACTAATTCTATTTTCTATAATAATTCTCCCGAACAAATATATGCAACTTCTACGAATATAGATACAATAGAAGTATCCTATTCTAATTTCCAGGATGGTGAAGATGGCATTCAATTAGGTGGAAATATGCAAATTAACTGGCTGGAAGGCAACATGGATTCTATTCCACAATTTGTGGGAGGAGACCCATTTAGTTATCGGTTAACAGAAGGTTCTCCCTGCATAGACGCTGGCAATCCAGATACTACTGGCCTAAATTTACCACCTTATGATTTAGCTGGTAATCCAAGAATATACAACGATACAATAGATATGGGAGCGTATGAATGGCAAGGAAATGGCGCAGTTGACCCAGAAGATGAATTTTACAAAGATTTATATCTTTTCCAGAATAAGCCCAATCCTTTTAGTTCATCTACAACAATTACATTCATTTCTGCAGATTACGAGAGAATAAAGGATTATAAATTGTCAATATACAATGCACGAGGACAACTTATAAAAACTTATGATGGCAAGAGAGATAATTTCTGGGTAAAAACAGATATAGTCTGGGATGGGACTGATGAGAAGGGAAAGAAAGTTCCGAGTGGAGTGTATTTTTATAAGTTAAGTTATGGCAAAAACTCAGTAACCAAGAGGATGGTTTTGGTTCGATAGATTATACATTTCAATATTGAGAGATTTTTAGAAATTATATGAATCTGAATGAAAACCCCACCAATGATACAGGAATTGTTGTAAATATTCAAGATGATTTTGCCTTTGTTGAAGTAGAAAAAGGGGAGATTTGTAATACCTGTAAATTGAGATCTCTCTGCTTCCATAAAGGAGATGAAATAACAACATTTAAAATTAAAAACATTCTTAATGCCAAAAAGGGTGATAAAGTCTCTTTTGTGATAGAGCCAAAAATTCGTATCCTGAGTTCATTTCTCATTTATATTATACCAATAATTTTATTAATCTCAAGTTATTGTATAAGTAAATATTGCCTTCATCTTTCAGAGAATTTGTCCATTCTTATAGCAATAGTATCTGTTGCTTTATGTTTCTTCATTTTGAAATTTATAGACAGAATTTTTATTAGAAAAGATTTCATTAACCCCAAAATGGTAAAGAAGATTTAATAAGTAGGCAGTGGCAGTTGGCAGTAGCAGTTGGAAGTTGGCACTTAAAAGCGATTATAAATAAGTTGTGAAAGAAAAAAATAATCTTTGAATTCTTTAATTTCATTTTGTTGAAAAAACGAGGAGAGTTAAAATGAAAATAACACTTAAAAATATGATATTTTATGGATATCACGGCTTGCACGAACATGAACGCACATTGGGACAGAGGTTCTCTGTGGATATCACTGCAATTACAGACCCCAGCCTTGATGCACATATCAAAAAACTGAATGATACAGTTGATTACACTGCTATCTTTGATGTTGTTAAAAATGAAGTTGAGAATTATAAATACCATCTTTTGGAAAAATTAGCCAATAAGATTCTGGACAGCATTCTTGCACGGTTTCCACTGGTGCAGAAGTGCCAAATTAAAATCAGGAAGATTGCTGTTCCTATCAATGGCACTTTAGATTATGTTGAACTGGAAATGGAAAGGGAAAGATGATGCGTGGAGCGGAGAGCAGAGAGCGTAGAGCGTAGAGCGTAATAGAGGTTTTGCGGTTTTAGAATGAAATATAATGTTGTATTTATCGGAATAGGGTCAAATTTAGGGAATAGAGAAGGGAATATTAAAAAGGCGATTCTGAAAATAAGTGAATTACCTCAAACTTCAATTGTTACTACTTCTTCTATTATTAATACAAAGCCAATAGGAAAAGCAGGCCAGCCTGACTTTTTAAACTGTGTTATCAAGATTGAGACAAATTTTAATGCGCAGAAACTC
Encoded proteins:
- a CDS encoding SoxR reducing system RseC family protein, which gives rise to MNLNENPTNDTGIVVNIQDDFAFVEVEKGEICNTCKLRSLCFHKGDEITTFKIKNILNAKKGDKVSFVIEPKIRILSSFLIYIIPIILLISSYCISKYCLHLSENLSILIAIVSVALCFFILKFIDRIFIRKDFINPKMVKKI
- the folB gene encoding dihydroneopterin aldolase; its protein translation is MKITLKNMIFYGYHGLHEHERTLGQRFSVDITAITDPSLDAHIKKLNDTVDYTAIFDVVKNEVENYKYHLLEKLANKILDSILARFPLVQKCQIKIRKIAVPINGTLDYVELEMERER